From Candidatus Dormiibacterota bacterium:
TTCGGGTCCCTGCGCGTCGTCCGGACCGATCAGACGCTTGCGGGCCGTATCCTCATGCATCGCGTGCCGTCATTCGCTCTTGCGCTGGGCTTTCTGGCGATAGATCTCGGCGAGGAGCGTCTCGGAGTCGCGGATCGCCGGCGCGCTCTCCAACGTTTCTCGAATCATCGATTCGGCTTCGCCACGCTTGTACTCGAGTTGGAGCAGCACCGCGAGCGCCTCGTCGGCGAAACCGGGTATCGTTGCGGTCGGGGCGCTGGGCGCATCTTGGATCAGCAGAAATTTCGCGACCTTGCCCTGCAATTTCGCGACGATGTCGCGCGCCTTCTGCTGCCCGATGCCCGGGAGCGTTTTGAGGGCCGCGTGATCGCCTCGGTCGATGGCGCTCGCAATCGACGACATCGGCTGCGAAAAGGCGCGCGCGGCGGAGCGGGGGCCGATCGAGGCCACGCTCAACAACGCTTCGAAAAACTCGCGCTCGATCGCATTGGTGAATCCGTAGTAGGTGAAGCGGCCGCTGTTTCCATCCATATTCAGGACGGAGAAGATTTCAAGCGCGACGCGCTCTCCCGGAGCTTGGGCGACCTTTTCGGCGACGCATGGCGGGAGGACGATTTCGTAACCCAGCCCATGTACGTCCAGAACGACGGTTTCGTGGGCTCGCTCGACCAGCGATCCGCTAATGCGAGAGAACATCCTTGCGGCCTTCGACGGATCAGCCGATAAATCCGCGTCTGCGGCGTGGCACGGGCGGGATGCGCAATACGGCCGGCAACTCGCTGCTGTTGAGATATGCGAGCGCGATCGCCAGGGCGTCGGAGACGTCGTTCGGCTTCGGCGCGACGCGCAACCGCAGCAAACGCGTGACCATCGCGTTGACTTGCTCTTTACGCGCGCTGCCGGAGCCGATCAGCGCGCGCTTGACGTAGGAGTGACCCAACGTGAACACCGGCAGGCGCGCTTGCGCACCTGCCAGGCACATGACGCCTCGCGCGTGCCCCATCAGGATCGCGGTGGTGGGGTTCTTGTAGGTGCTGTAGAGCTCTTCGATTACGATCACGTCGGGTCGCGTTTGCGCGATGATGTCGGCGATACCGGCGTGCAGCTCCCGCAGGCGCTCTTCCAACGGACGATCGACGTTCGGAGCGACGATACCGGCCTCGATGAGTGCGATTCGCTCGCCGACGCGCTCGATCGCGCCGTAGCCGGTGACGCGCAAGGCCGGATCGATCCCGAGGACCCGCAGCGGCTTGGTAGGCACCTACGGCCCGTTGACGATCAGCGTCACGGACGATCCCGGTGCCAAGTTCGTGCCGACCTCGGGCTCGGTACGCACGACGTGCCCGTTGGCCCCCTCGATCGACGTATAGGTCATGGTCCCGATGCTGTATCCGGCCGCGGCCAACGCGTCGTGCGCTTGATCGATGGTCATCCCTTCGGTATCCGGGACTTCACCCGGAACCGATAGCGTGACGCTCACGGTCGAGCCTTGCATCGCCTGGCTTTGAGGATCGGGCGATTGTGCGACGATCGTTCCGTTCGCAGCGCTCTGTATGGTGAATTGCACGGCGACGCGAAAACCGTCGCCGGTTAACGTACGGATGGCGAGTTTGTACGGCGATCCCTGGACGCTCGGGACGGCTACTTGCGCCGTCTGCGTCGTGTTCGGGTCTCCGGTGCTGACGAGAGCGTGCACGACCGCCGTTCGATCGACCCGTTGACCGGCGGCGATATCCTGGGACGCAACGGTGTCGGGTGCCACGCCCGCGACCGGCGCGCGTTGCGATAGATCGATCGTGATGCCGAGCTTCTGAGCCAATGCCTGTGCGTCGTCAACGTTCATACCCACGAAACTAGGCATCGCAACCGGCTTGGGGCCGTTCGATACGACCAGCGTGATGACCGACGATCGGCGAACCTGCGATCCGGGCGCGGGATGCTGATCGATCACGCTGTCCTTGGGCGCGTTGTCGAACCTTCGAAGGACTTTGACCTTGAATCGATCGTCCTGCAAGATGCGTTGCGCGTCGCTAGCCGAGAAACTCCGCACGTCGCGCAAGCCGACCAATGGCAACCCGTTGCTGATAACCAGCTCGACGACGCTGTTTTTGTCAACTTTGGTACCGGGCGCGGGGTTTTGGCGAATGACGTGATTGGCGGGCACGCTATCGCTCGGACTCTTCAAAAAACGTGCGACGAGGCCGAGATTGACGACGGCTTGTTGGGCCTGCACGTCGCTCATCGCGCTGTAATCCGCTACCGTGACGTTCGCCGCGAGATTCGGTAACGGACGCCCGAAGAGAAAGTAGCCGGCAGCGGTGGCTACGGCGAGGGCGACGATCAGCCATAGCGCGAATCCGGAACCGCGATTCGAGCGGCGCTCTTCTTCTTCGCTAATCGACGTGTACATGCGATCCGGCATCGGCGAGCGTCGGGGCGGCGGCTTTTGCGTTTCGAAGAGTTGCGTCGGAGCATCGTTTTGCAGCGTGTAAGCGGCGACGCTCGGGCGCTCGCGAGCCTCTCGTAGAGCCGACGCGACGTCGCTCGCCGACTGGAAGCGATTCTCCGGCCGTTTCTGCAGCAGCTTGTTCACGATTGCGGCGAGCGCCGGACTAATGCCCAGCGCTTTCGTATCCAGGGTCGGTACCGGGTCGCCGATGTGTTTGAGCGCGACGGTGACGGGCGATTCTCCGGTGAAGGGCAGCTTGCCCGTGAGCATTTGGTAGAGCACGACGCCCACGCTGTAGAGGTCGGAGGTCTCGTGGAGCTCGTGTCCCTGTGCCTGCTCGGGAGAGATGTAAAAGACGCTGCCCATCACCAAGCCCGGCTTGGTCAGCGTCATCGTATGTTGCGAGACCGCGCGTGCGATGCCGAAATCGGAGAGCTTGCACACGTCGTCTTTCGTCACTAAGATATTCGCGGGCTTGACGTCGCGGTGGAGCAAGCCTTGACGGTGGGCGTACGCGAGGCCGTTGCAAATCTGCGCCGCGTAATCGATCGCTACCGGCTCGGGTAGTTTTCCGTCTGAGGTGATGATCTCCGCGAGCGTCGATCCGTCGACGAGTTCCATGACGATGTAGTACGTGTCGCCTTCGCGGCCGACGTCGTACGTGTTGACGATATTCGGATGCGAGAGCTTCGCGGCGGATTCGGCCTCCTGATAGAAGCGCCGTACGAATTCGGCGTCGGAGGCGTATTGAGGACGCAGCACCTTCACGGCGACGCGCCGGCGCAGCAGCGTATCGGTCCCACAATAGACCGTCGCCATGCCGCCTTCGCCCAGTCTCCCGTCGAGCCGGTAGCGATTGTTGAAGGTCTGTTGCTCGATCAACGTTCTATGTCTTCATGCTTCCAAGAGCGGTACGCAGGACTTCACGGGCGATCGGCGCGGCCACCGCCGCCCCGTACCCGCCGTTTTCAACGACGATGGCCACCGCCACACGCGGATGGTCGGCCGGAGCGAAG
This genomic window contains:
- the ruvA gene encoding Holliday junction branch migration protein RuvA, with amino-acid sequence MFSRISGSLVERAHETVVLDVHGLGYEIVLPPCVAEKVAQAPGERVALEIFSVLNMDGNSGRFTYYGFTNAIEREFFEALLSVASIGPRSAARAFSQPMSSIASAIDRGDHAALKTLPGIGQQKARDIVAKLQGKVAKFLLIQDAPSAPTATIPGFADEALAVLLQLEYKRGEAESMIRETLESAPAIRDSETLLAEIYRQKAQRKSE
- the ruvC gene encoding crossover junction endodeoxyribonuclease RuvC is translated as MPTKPLRVLGIDPALRVTGYGAIERVGERIALIEAGIVAPNVDRPLEERLRELHAGIADIIAQTRPDVIVIEELYSTYKNPTTAILMGHARGVMCLAGAQARLPVFTLGHSYVKRALIGSGSARKEQVNAMVTRLLRLRVAPKPNDVSDALAIALAYLNSSELPAVLRIPPVPRRRRGFIG
- the pknB gene encoding Stk1 family PASTA domain-containing Ser/Thr kinase; this encodes MIEQQTFNNRYRLDGRLGEGGMATVYCGTDTLLRRRVAVKVLRPQYASDAEFVRRFYQEAESAAKLSHPNIVNTYDVGREGDTYYIVMELVDGSTLAEIITSDGKLPEPVAIDYAAQICNGLAYAHRQGLLHRDVKPANILVTKDDVCKLSDFGIARAVSQHTMTLTKPGLVMGSVFYISPEQAQGHELHETSDLYSVGVVLYQMLTGKLPFTGESPVTVALKHIGDPVPTLDTKALGISPALAAIVNKLLQKRPENRFQSASDVASALREARERPSVAAYTLQNDAPTQLFETQKPPPRRSPMPDRMYTSISEEEERRSNRGSGFALWLIVALAVATAAGYFLFGRPLPNLAANVTVADYSAMSDVQAQQAVVNLGLVARFLKSPSDSVPANHVIRQNPAPGTKVDKNSVVELVISNGLPLVGLRDVRSFSASDAQRILQDDRFKVKVLRRFDNAPKDSVIDQHPAPGSQVRRSSVITLVVSNGPKPVAMPSFVGMNVDDAQALAQKLGITIDLSQRAPVAGVAPDTVASQDIAAGQRVDRTAVVHALVSTGDPNTTQTAQVAVPSVQGSPYKLAIRTLTGDGFRVAVQFTIQSAANGTIVAQSPDPQSQAMQGSTVSVTLSVPGEVPDTEGMTIDQAHDALAAAGYSIGTMTYTSIEGANGHVVRTEPEVGTNLAPGSSVTLIVNGP